A DNA window from Xanthomonas campestris pv. campestris str. ATCC 33913 contains the following coding sequences:
- a CDS encoding TetR/AcrR family transcriptional regulator, whose translation MRVRTEEKRDTIVQAASEVFLELGFEGASMSQIAARVGGSKRTLYGYFGSKEELFVAVAKDMSDRYFDPLLDALSRSSGPIADALQRFGEDVLTFLCAPPNITSWQTIIGVSGRSDVGALFFSAGQEEGLKRFAEYLQTQVDCGQLRCDDTMLAAQQFAALVEAETLMPCLFGALKNPSPEYLRDATRRAVELFLVGYACKPAAA comes from the coding sequence ATGCGGGTCAGAACCGAAGAAAAGCGCGACACCATCGTTCAGGCGGCCAGCGAGGTCTTCCTCGAGCTGGGCTTCGAAGGCGCGTCGATGTCGCAGATCGCTGCCCGTGTCGGCGGCTCAAAGCGCACGCTGTACGGCTATTTCGGCTCGAAGGAAGAGCTGTTTGTGGCGGTGGCCAAGGACATGTCCGACCGCTATTTCGATCCGCTACTGGATGCACTTTCGCGGAGCAGCGGCCCCATTGCCGACGCCCTGCAGCGCTTCGGAGAGGACGTCCTCACCTTCCTGTGCGCACCGCCCAATATCACCAGTTGGCAGACCATCATCGGGGTATCCGGCAGATCAGACGTCGGCGCGCTGTTTTTCAGCGCAGGTCAAGAAGAAGGCCTGAAGCGCTTCGCCGAATACCTGCAGACACAGGTGGACTGCGGCCAGCTCCGTTGCGACGACACTATGCTTGCCGCCCAACAGTTCGCCGCCCTAGTCGAAGCCGAAACCCTGATGCCCTGCCTGTTCGGCGCACTCAAGAACCCATCGCCGGAGTATCTGCGCGACGCTACCCGGCGCGCGGTGGAACTGTTTCTGGTTGGGTATGCGTGTAAGCCAGCGGCGGCTTGA
- a CDS encoding transcriptional repressor, with the protein MTKHTHTQTHDQEHACTAPHHHVDDANSFVRAVERACSERGLRLTPIRANVLRLIADAGKPVKAYELLDWVREGKGVGADAPPTVYRALDFLMANGFVHKLESVNAFVACHHPNSAQHSVPFLICDRCHSAVELEDRDVVSQLEARAKALGFQPQAQTLEVHGLCAKCAAAG; encoded by the coding sequence ATGACCAAGCACACGCACACCCAAACGCACGACCAGGAACACGCCTGCACGGCCCCGCACCACCACGTGGACGATGCCAACAGCTTCGTACGTGCGGTAGAGCGCGCTTGCAGCGAACGCGGCCTGCGGCTGACGCCGATCCGCGCCAACGTACTGCGGCTGATCGCCGATGCCGGCAAACCGGTCAAGGCCTACGAGCTGCTGGACTGGGTGCGCGAAGGCAAGGGTGTGGGCGCCGACGCCCCGCCAACGGTGTACCGCGCGCTGGATTTTTTGATGGCCAATGGCTTCGTGCACAAGCTCGAATCGGTCAATGCCTTCGTCGCCTGCCATCACCCCAACAGCGCCCAGCACTCGGTGCCGTTCCTGATCTGCGACCGCTGCCATAGCGCGGTGGAGCTGGAAGACCGCGATGTGGTCTCGCAACTGGAAGCCCGCGCCAAGGCGCTGGGCTTCCAACCGCAGGCACAGACACTGGAAGTGCACGGCCTGTGTGCCAAGTGCGCGGCTGCGGGTTGA
- a CDS encoding efflux RND transporter periplasmic adaptor subunit, whose amino-acid sequence MRPVPSLRLPLLAVAASVLISACGSPPGGPPPQQGTPVVGVITVRPQPVTLTTQLPGRTVPYLIAEVRPQVGGIVQTRQFTEGGDVKAGQTLYQIDPATYRASYASAQATLAKAQANLRTARLKADRYKELVQIKAISQQEGDDTAATLGQAEADVAAGKASVETARINLAFARMDAPISGRIGRSSVTPGALVTANQATALTTIQQLDPIYVDVTQPSAAVLRLKKAMARGDLARAGDGAAQVSLVLEDGSTYPLQGRLAFSDVTVDQNTGSISLRAVFPNPDADLLPGMYVRAVLQEGVKAQGVLVPQQAVTRNGAGKPTAFVVGADNKLQLRVLETDRAVGDQWLVRSGLKTGDQLVVDGLSRARDGVQVKTVPWQPTSASVAGSPSAPAAPRAAN is encoded by the coding sequence GTGCGTCCTGTCCCCTCGCTTCGCCTGCCGCTCCTCGCCGTTGCCGCCTCCGTCCTGATCAGCGCCTGCGGTAGCCCGCCGGGCGGGCCGCCCCCGCAGCAGGGCACGCCGGTGGTCGGCGTCATCACCGTCCGGCCCCAGCCGGTCACCCTGACCACCCAGTTGCCCGGCCGCACCGTGCCGTACCTGATCGCCGAAGTACGGCCCCAGGTGGGCGGCATCGTGCAGACGCGGCAGTTCACCGAGGGCGGCGACGTGAAGGCAGGGCAGACCCTGTACCAGATCGACCCGGCCACCTACCGCGCCAGCTACGCCAGCGCCCAGGCCACCCTGGCCAAGGCGCAGGCCAACCTGCGCACCGCACGGCTCAAGGCCGACCGCTACAAGGAACTGGTGCAGATCAAGGCGATCAGCCAGCAGGAGGGCGACGACACCGCCGCCACGCTCGGCCAGGCCGAAGCGGATGTGGCGGCCGGCAAGGCCAGCGTGGAGACCGCGCGCATCAATCTGGCGTTCGCCCGCATGGATGCGCCGATCTCCGGCCGGATCGGCCGCTCCAGCGTGACGCCCGGCGCGCTGGTCACCGCCAACCAGGCCACGGCATTGACCACCATCCAGCAACTGGATCCGATCTACGTGGACGTGACCCAGCCCAGCGCCGCCGTGCTGCGGCTGAAGAAGGCGATGGCCCGTGGCGATCTGGCGCGTGCCGGCGACGGTGCCGCGCAGGTGAGCCTGGTGCTGGAAGACGGCAGCACCTATCCGCTGCAGGGCCGGCTGGCGTTCTCCGATGTGACCGTGGACCAGAACACCGGCTCGATCAGCCTGCGTGCGGTGTTCCCCAACCCGGATGCCGATCTGCTGCCGGGCATGTACGTGCGCGCGGTGCTGCAGGAAGGCGTCAAGGCGCAGGGTGTGCTGGTGCCGCAACAGGCGGTGACGCGCAATGGCGCCGGCAAGCCGACCGCCTTCGTAGTCGGTGCCGACAATAAATTGCAGCTGCGCGTGCTGGAGACCGACCGTGCGGTGGGTGACCAGTGGCTGGTGCGCAGTGGCCTGAAGACCGGTGACCAACTGGTGGTGGATGGCCTGTCGCGCGCCCGCGACGGTGTCCAGGTCAAGACCGTGCCGTGGCAACCGACGTCGGCGTCCGTTGCCGGCAGCCCCTCCGCCCCAGCCGCACCGCGTGCGGCCAACTAA